The Corynebacterium jeddahense genome has a window encoding:
- a CDS encoding AAA family ATPase: MRIHSLTIDNVRAVEHLELRDLPDTGVIVVHGHNEAGKSTILDAIDAVLNERHSGASKKIKVLAPVGRDASPEVTLTATVGETTFTIHKRWLKGKLSELEIHAPQHRNLTGRAADDELERILSEQMDTQLARTLFLRQGELEPGIAAAGIPSITKALEAESGDEHAGDEDTGLMQAIEAEYGKYWTTATPPKKKGTYAAKFDAVKQAEKELREQEDAVQRLVGFVDEVARREEEIRAVDAELPQAKEELATREAEFAAANKVKQQAQAAEERLARAAATRERATQDVADRKALAARVDALREEEAGLRDSLGPAQEASETEQGKIAEHTGALEAAKARVKVVRAEVKSAEAAREYARALRRLTVVREQLERIGTAEQAYEALLQSAPQRTVTDKQVRALEQAHSELTLQRRLRDAASAKLEITAAHATLTVDGDAREIDGTETVAVREGTRLGLGEFAVVFRAAQGASDPDAAVEQAERAYADALAATGCASVEEARDSRDACKAHEADLKGARQRLDDALAGAGADELRAERTRLTQQVDELRETAGGDGADAPAEEPADTAAAEQAAEEELKAAQAALAAAERDVESAEAALKPYADKTAANALTVLQTRLEAKESETALAAQELDKAEAAAPASALAETLEAATAEEGAAKAAATELNSQLAEADPEFAAQLLEGAQARLANLDARGAEARNRITELTGRIEIAAGAAEKADRAAAELEAAQTDLDRATRRAEAVKLLRETMLAHRDAARARYVAPFTDAIRNRARVLFGPTVDFNLGEDLAISERTVDGVTVPLKELSGGTKEQLAILTRFAIADLVSAGEAATPVPVIVDDALGATDPERLARMNSLFSQVGKTSQVLVLTCFPQRFDRVAAARTVSIDELKNIGGTID, from the coding sequence ATGCGCATCCACTCGCTGACCATCGACAACGTCCGCGCCGTCGAGCACCTCGAGCTGCGCGACCTGCCGGACACCGGCGTCATCGTGGTGCACGGCCACAACGAGGCGGGCAAGTCCACCATCCTCGACGCCATCGACGCCGTGCTCAACGAGCGCCACTCCGGCGCCAGCAAGAAGATCAAGGTGCTCGCGCCGGTGGGGCGCGACGCCTCGCCGGAGGTGACGCTCACGGCGACGGTGGGCGAGACCACGTTCACCATCCACAAGCGCTGGCTCAAGGGCAAGCTCTCGGAGCTGGAGATCCACGCCCCGCAGCACCGCAACCTCACCGGCCGCGCCGCGGACGACGAGCTGGAGCGCATCCTCAGCGAGCAGATGGACACCCAGCTCGCCCGCACGCTGTTCTTGCGCCAGGGCGAGCTTGAGCCGGGCATCGCCGCCGCCGGCATCCCGTCGATTACGAAAGCCCTCGAGGCGGAGTCCGGCGACGAGCACGCCGGCGACGAGGACACCGGGCTCATGCAGGCCATCGAGGCCGAGTACGGGAAGTACTGGACGACGGCCACCCCGCCGAAGAAGAAGGGAACGTACGCGGCGAAGTTTGACGCCGTCAAGCAGGCGGAGAAGGAGCTGCGCGAGCAGGAGGACGCGGTGCAGCGCCTCGTCGGCTTCGTCGACGAGGTCGCGCGACGCGAGGAGGAGATCCGCGCGGTGGACGCGGAGCTGCCCCAGGCCAAAGAGGAGTTGGCGACGCGCGAGGCCGAGTTCGCCGCCGCGAACAAGGTGAAGCAGCAGGCGCAGGCCGCCGAGGAGCGCCTCGCCCGCGCCGCCGCTACCCGCGAGCGGGCCACCCAGGATGTCGCGGACCGCAAGGCGCTCGCCGCCCGCGTGGATGCCCTGCGCGAGGAGGAGGCGGGGCTGCGCGACTCCCTCGGCCCAGCACAGGAGGCCAGCGAGACGGAGCAGGGCAAGATCGCGGAGCACACCGGCGCGCTCGAGGCGGCGAAGGCCCGCGTGAAGGTGGTGCGCGCGGAGGTGAAGTCTGCAGAAGCCGCCCGCGAGTACGCACGTGCGTTGCGACGCCTCACGGTCGTGCGCGAACAACTCGAGCGCATCGGCACAGCCGAGCAGGCGTACGAGGCGCTGCTGCAATCCGCGCCGCAGCGCACCGTGACCGACAAGCAGGTCCGCGCCCTCGAGCAGGCGCACAGCGAGCTGACGCTGCAGCGGCGCCTGCGCGACGCGGCGTCCGCGAAGTTGGAGATCACCGCGGCGCACGCGACCCTCACCGTGGACGGCGACGCGCGTGAGATCGACGGCACCGAGACCGTCGCCGTGCGCGAAGGCACGCGGCTCGGGCTGGGGGAGTTCGCCGTGGTCTTCCGCGCCGCCCAGGGCGCGAGCGACCCGGATGCCGCGGTCGAGCAGGCCGAGCGCGCGTACGCCGACGCGCTCGCCGCCACCGGCTGCGCCTCGGTGGAGGAGGCGCGGGACTCGCGCGACGCGTGCAAGGCCCACGAGGCGGATCTCAAAGGGGCCCGCCAGCGTCTCGACGACGCCCTCGCCGGCGCCGGCGCCGACGAGCTGCGCGCGGAGCGCACCCGCCTGACGCAGCAAGTCGACGAGCTGCGCGAGACAGCCGGAGGGGACGGTGCCGACGCACCCGCGGAGGAACCGGCCGATACCGCCGCGGCGGAGCAGGCGGCGGAGGAGGAGCTCAAGGCCGCGCAGGCCGCGCTGGCGGCGGCGGAGCGCGACGTCGAATCCGCCGAGGCGGCGCTGAAGCCGTACGCCGACAAGACCGCGGCGAACGCGCTGACCGTGCTGCAGACCAGGCTCGAGGCGAAGGAATCCGAGACGGCGCTGGCGGCGCAGGAACTGGACAAGGCCGAGGCCGCCGCGCCGGCGTCCGCGCTCGCCGAGACACTCGAAGCCGCGACGGCCGAGGAGGGGGCTGCGAAGGCCGCCGCGACCGAGCTCAACAGCCAGCTCGCCGAGGCGGACCCGGAGTTCGCAGCGCAGCTCCTCGAGGGCGCGCAGGCACGCCTGGCGAACCTCGACGCCCGCGGCGCGGAGGCCCGCAACCGCATTACGGAGCTGACGGGCCGCATCGAGATCGCCGCGGGCGCGGCGGAGAAGGCGGACCGCGCCGCTGCGGAGCTCGAGGCGGCGCAGACCGACCTGGACCGGGCGACGCGGCGCGCGGAGGCCGTGAAGCTGCTGCGCGAGACGATGCTCGCGCACCGCGACGCGGCGCGAGCACGCTACGTCGCGCCGTTCACGGACGCGATCCGCAACCGCGCCCGCGTCCTGTTCGGCCCCACGGTCGACTTCAACCTTGGCGAGGACCTCGCCATCAGCGAGCGCACCGTCGATGGCGTGACCGTCCCGCTCAAGGAGCTCTCCGGCGGCACGAAGGAGCAGCTGGCCATCCTCACCCGCTTCGCCATCGCCGACCTCGTTTCCGCCGGCGAGGCAGCCACGCCCGTGCCGGTCATCGTGGACGACGCGCTCGGCGCGACGGATCCGGAGCGCCTGGCGCGGATGAACTCGCTGTTCAGTCAGGTAGGTAAGACGTCCCAGGTGCTCGTACTCACGTGTTTCCCACAGCGTTTCGACCGCGTCGCGGCGGCACGAACCGTATCTATCGACGAGTTGAAAAATATAGGTGGCACCATAGACTAA
- a CDS encoding MarR family winged helix-turn-helix transcriptional regulator — MTFQPHWLDDEEQHLWRLMLAASTKISRTIDDRLQAGSGLSSPEFSVLVSLSEADGRVLRLRELCENLGWDRSRASHQVTRMEKRGLVTKEKCPGDARGVLVTITDEGMSRLEAAAPDHVETVRRLVFDHLNEKRRAQLLEVLTEVVEADNFPASQS, encoded by the coding sequence ATGACTTTCCAGCCGCATTGGCTCGACGACGAGGAACAGCACCTCTGGCGTTTGATGCTCGCCGCGTCCACCAAGATCTCCCGGACGATCGACGATCGCCTGCAAGCCGGTTCCGGGCTTTCTTCGCCCGAGTTCTCCGTGCTTGTCTCGCTGTCCGAAGCAGACGGGAGGGTGCTTCGCCTGCGCGAGCTGTGTGAAAACCTCGGGTGGGACCGCTCCCGGGCCTCGCACCAGGTCACCCGCATGGAAAAGCGCGGGCTGGTGACCAAGGAGAAGTGCCCCGGCGACGCGCGTGGCGTCCTCGTCACCATCACCGACGAGGGGATGTCGCGCCTCGAGGCTGCGGCGCCGGACCACGTGGAGACGGTGCGCCGGCTCGTGTTCGACCACCTCAACGAAAAGCGCCGGGCGCAGCTGCTCGAGGTGCTCACCGAGGTGGTTGAGGCGGACAACTTCCCCGCGTCGCAGAGCTAA
- a CDS encoding PspC domain-containing protein: protein MSSHYDPQNPYNQGPQNPNPFPGGNPVPGYPGNAPKRLERSMTDKHIAGVCGGIAKYFGIDSTVVRVVFVLLMFAGVLPGVLAYAVAWIIMPAEF, encoded by the coding sequence ATGTCGAGCCACTACGACCCGCAGAACCCCTACAACCAGGGCCCGCAGAACCCGAACCCCTTTCCGGGGGGCAACCCCGTGCCGGGGTACCCGGGCAACGCCCCGAAGCGCCTCGAGCGCTCGATGACGGACAAGCACATCGCGGGCGTGTGCGGCGGCATCGCGAAGTACTTCGGCATCGACTCCACCGTCGTCCGCGTGGTGTTCGTGCTGCTCATGTTCGCTGGCGTGCTCCCGGGGGTGCTCGCTTACGCGGTCGCCTGGATTATCATGCCGGCCGAGTTCTAG
- a CDS encoding polysaccharide deacetylase family protein gives MLSRRSFLSAAAVAGASALAGCTAPKLRSAPSTVTATATATSTATATVRETATAPTTTAPPPPGPEHYAGRVPQAFGTSLPGIVETVPTTPGRRTIALTFDACGGPAGSAVDQYLIDSLREFHAPATLFVSSTWVEANPEATRHLIADPLFRLENHGTRHLPLSVTGAAAYGIPGTANPAEVMAEIDGNRALLASYGVASNWFRAGTAHYDDVSVDIARDRGVQIAGFSVNGDYGATASPGQVAANIEGAPDGAIVLSHMNHPQGGTGPGVRQALEALRGSDVRFAFLDGSSV, from the coding sequence GTGCTGAGCCGAAGATCGTTCCTGTCCGCCGCCGCAGTCGCGGGTGCTTCTGCACTAGCCGGCTGCACGGCACCGAAGCTGCGTTCCGCGCCGTCCACGGTGACGGCCACCGCGACCGCTACCTCCACTGCCACCGCAACGGTGCGCGAGACGGCCACTGCTCCCACCACCACGGCGCCCCCGCCGCCTGGCCCCGAGCACTACGCCGGCCGGGTGCCGCAGGCGTTCGGTACCTCCCTGCCCGGCATCGTGGAGACGGTGCCCACCACCCCGGGCCGGCGCACCATCGCGCTCACCTTCGACGCGTGCGGCGGCCCCGCGGGCTCCGCAGTAGACCAGTACCTCATCGACTCGCTGCGCGAGTTCCACGCCCCTGCGACGCTGTTTGTCAGCTCCACCTGGGTAGAGGCCAACCCGGAGGCGACCCGCCACCTCATCGCCGACCCCCTCTTCCGCCTGGAAAACCACGGCACCCGCCACCTGCCGCTGTCGGTGACCGGGGCGGCGGCCTACGGCATCCCCGGCACCGCCAACCCCGCTGAGGTGATGGCGGAGATCGACGGCAACCGCGCGCTTCTTGCCAGCTACGGCGTGGCCTCGAACTGGTTTCGCGCCGGCACGGCCCACTACGACGACGTCTCCGTAGACATCGCCAGGGACCGCGGCGTGCAGATCGCCGGGTTCTCCGTCAACGGCGACTACGGCGCCACCGCGAGCCCGGGCCAGGTGGCCGCGAACATCGAGGGCGCGCCCGACGGCGCGATCGTGCTCTCGCACATGAACCACCCCCAGGGCGGCACTGGCCCCGGGGTGCGCCAGGCCCTCGAGGCGCTGCGCGGCTCCGACGTGCGCTTCGCGTTCCTCGACGGCAGCTCGGTCTAA